The following proteins are co-located in the Clostridiales bacterium genome:
- a CDS encoding TIGR03987 family protein has translation MLIFAVIFINLALVFYTVAVWGEKIQGSLKGWHLVLFWTGLVFDTLGTANMSRLAGEGFRMNFHGITGILAILLMLIHTLWATRVLAQNDLRLKSTFHRFSILVWLIWLIPFVSGALLGMMRG, from the coding sequence ATGTTAATTTTTGCAGTGATCTTTATCAATCTTGCGCTGGTATTTTATACTGTGGCCGTCTGGGGCGAGAAGATTCAAGGAAGCCTTAAAGGGTGGCATCTGGTGCTATTCTGGACCGGTTTGGTTTTTGATACGTTAGGTACAGCAAACATGAGCAGGCTTGCAGGAGAAGGCTTTCGCATGAATTTTCACGGGATCACCGGTATTCTTGCAATTCTGCTGATGCTGATCCATACGTTATGGGCCACCCGGGTATTGGCCCAAAATGATCTAAGGCTGAAATCTACATTTCACAGATTCAGCATCCTGGTATGGCTGATCTGGCTGATTCCCTTTGTTTCGGGTGCTTTGCTTGGAATGATGCGAGGCTAA
- a CDS encoding ABC transporter permease, whose protein sequence is MNYHFSRRQLCIPYAAFLICFVIAPLLVILYYAFTNGEGSFTLGNLTGFFSSPNTVGTLFYSVLIAVTTTCTCLLIAYPAAYILARSKMKRKTILLAIFIVPMWINFTLRIVALKEVLTLLEGNLAYHPFLNTIIGMTYDFLPFMILPLFTTLTKMDESLLEAAYDLGAGKAAAFVKVILPLSAPGIVSGVTMVFLPAMTNYVILDMLYNSTYIMGSLIGSYFSSYDWNSGSMISIILLLIIFLLTWATNGFREDDNRRGALL, encoded by the coding sequence ATGAACTACCATTTTTCACGAAGGCAGCTTTGCATTCCCTACGCTGCGTTTTTGATCTGCTTTGTCATCGCCCCTCTTTTGGTGATTCTCTATTATGCATTTACCAACGGAGAGGGAAGCTTCACTCTGGGCAATTTGACGGGATTTTTCAGCAGCCCCAATACCGTGGGGACGCTGTTCTACAGCGTACTGATCGCCGTTACAACCACTTGCACCTGCCTGCTCATTGCGTATCCGGCCGCTTACATACTGGCCCGAAGCAAAATGAAGAGAAAAACAATCTTGCTGGCTATATTTATCGTTCCTATGTGGATCAATTTTACCCTGAGAATCGTTGCGCTGAAGGAAGTGCTGACCCTGCTGGAAGGAAATCTGGCGTACCATCCGTTTTTGAACACCATCATCGGGATGACCTACGATTTTCTTCCCTTTATGATCCTTCCCCTGTTTACAACACTGACCAAGATGGACGAAAGCCTTTTGGAGGCGGCGTATGATCTGGGTGCAGGCAAAGCTGCTGCTTTTGTGAAAGTCATATTGCCTCTTTCGGCACCGGGGATCGTAAGTGGGGTGACCATGGTATTCCTGCCGGCCATGACCAATTATGTCATCCTTGATATGCTGTACAACAGTACCTATATCATGGGAAGCCTCATTGGCAGTTATTTTAGTTCTTATGACTGGAACAGCGGTTCCATGATATCCATCATCCTGCTATTGATTATCTTTCTTCTGACCTGGGCAACCAACGGATTCAGAGAAGATGATAACAGAAGGGGGGCCTTGCTGTGA
- a CDS encoding ABC transporter substrate-binding protein has protein sequence MLQGLPLGAPMRENLIVGHAALPQWNFIAEAKSPSDVTVLKVANWEEYIDEGGWDDEEAIELDSGTITSKDGLVADFEAWYYETYGKQVKVEYSTYGTNEDLYSQLTLGDTFDLVCPSEYMMMKLMKEDLLQPLSARFFDPSVEYNYYTRGVSPYIEDIFSGNEINGKPWGAYMAGYMWGVIGIVYNPEEVSDEEASTWSILTNPAFRKQVTIKDSAREAYFPVLAIMNQERLLSDEFKNSPDYHEKLAELMNDTSPGTMAKAEPILREIRQNVYSFETESGKADMVTGKVVANLQWSGDGAYTLDQAEADDYYLKFAVPEECTNLWFDGWVMLKSGIKGDTEKQQAAEAFINFLSRPDNVVRNMYYVGYTSVISGGEDSQIFDYVDYCYGAEEGDTIRYPLGYFFSGDDTDEDYVITAPADQAQRQLFAQYPPLEVFDRSAVMLYFPDDVNAELNQMWINVRCFNFDQVSGQTWLKVILVLGLIGLVIAALRFRHSIFKRPVKRGFYRSD, from the coding sequence ATGTTGCAGGGCTTGCCGCTTGGAGCTCCCATGAGAGAAAATTTGATAGTGGGACATGCTGCTTTGCCGCAGTGGAATTTTATAGCAGAAGCAAAGAGCCCCAGCGATGTCACGGTATTGAAGGTGGCCAACTGGGAAGAATACATTGACGAGGGCGGCTGGGATGATGAGGAAGCAATCGAGCTGGACAGCGGAACCATCACAAGCAAGGATGGCCTGGTTGCAGATTTCGAAGCTTGGTATTATGAGACTTATGGGAAGCAGGTGAAGGTTGAATATTCCACCTATGGAACCAATGAGGATTTATACAGCCAATTGACTTTGGGGGACACCTTTGACCTTGTATGCCCATCGGAATATATGATGATGAAGCTAATGAAAGAGGATCTGCTGCAGCCTTTGTCAGCCCGCTTTTTTGATCCTTCCGTGGAGTATAATTACTACACCAGAGGCGTATCTCCGTATATTGAAGACATATTTTCCGGCAACGAAATTAACGGAAAACCTTGGGGTGCTTATATGGCAGGATATATGTGGGGGGTCATCGGTATTGTGTACAACCCGGAGGAGGTCAGCGATGAGGAGGCATCCACTTGGTCGATTCTGACCAATCCTGCATTTCGGAAGCAGGTGACCATAAAGGATAGCGCAAGAGAAGCCTACTTTCCGGTTCTGGCAATAATGAATCAAGAACGACTGCTCAGTGATGAATTCAAAAACAGCCCGGATTATCATGAGAAACTGGCAGAGCTGATGAATGACACCAGCCCCGGGACTATGGCCAAGGCAGAGCCGATCCTGCGGGAGATTCGGCAGAATGTCTACTCCTTTGAAACGGAAAGCGGCAAAGCCGATATGGTTACAGGAAAGGTTGTCGCCAATCTGCAGTGGTCCGGCGACGGTGCCTATACACTGGATCAGGCGGAAGCAGATGACTACTACCTGAAGTTCGCCGTTCCCGAGGAATGCACCAATCTCTGGTTTGACGGCTGGGTGATGCTAAAATCGGGCATTAAGGGTGATACTGAGAAGCAGCAGGCCGCAGAAGCGTTTATCAATTTCCTTTCCAGACCGGATAACGTAGTCAGGAATATGTACTATGTAGGCTATACCTCCGTCATCTCCGGTGGGGAGGATTCTCAAATCTTTGATTATGTGGACTATTGCTACGGTGCTGAAGAAGGGGATACGATCCGGTATCCGCTGGGCTACTTTTTCAGCGGAGATGACACCGATGAGGACTATGTAATCACAGCCCCGGCCGATCAGGCGCAGCGCCAGCTGTTTGCTCAGTACCCTCCCCTTGAAGTCTTTGATCGAAGCGCGGTAATGCTTTATTTCCCCGACGATGTGAACGCAGAGCTCAATCAAATGTGGATCAATGTACGGTGCTTCAATTTTGATCAGGTATCTGGTCAGACCTGGCTGAAAGTGATTCTTGTCCTTGGCCTTATTGGCCTAGTGATCGCGGCCCTGCGTTTCCGGCATAGTATCTTCAAAAGACCTGTAAAACGGGGATTTTACAGATCAGATTAA
- a CDS encoding Rrf2 family transcriptional regulator encodes MQFSIGVEYALHCMLYMVDLPAGKSVGIKDLAAYQGVSETYLSKVYTKLRKSGLVKSIPGVNGGYELAGKPEDITFWDIIEAIEGASPLFQCAEIRQNELLLDKDNLPDTHTKCPCLIKVVMLEAEDQMRQYLRNKTLAWLHGQVAEKLPEEHKRATMEWFQKAVAR; translated from the coding sequence TTGCAGTTTTCGATAGGAGTAGAGTACGCATTGCACTGTATGCTGTATATGGTGGATCTTCCAGCGGGTAAATCTGTTGGAATAAAAGATTTGGCAGCATATCAGGGTGTGTCTGAAACCTACCTTTCAAAAGTATATACAAAGCTTAGAAAATCGGGGCTTGTTAAATCAATCCCAGGGGTCAACGGGGGATACGAATTGGCTGGAAAACCGGAGGACATTACGTTCTGGGATATCATTGAAGCCATAGAAGGGGCTTCTCCGCTCTTCCAGTGTGCTGAAATCAGACAGAATGAGCTGCTGCTGGATAAGGACAACCTGCCCGACACCCATACGAAATGCCCTTGTCTGATCAAAGTCGTCATGCTGGAAGCGGAAGACCAGATGAGACAATATCTAAGGAATAAAACCCTTGCATGGCTGCACGGACAAGTGGCAGAGAAGCTTCCTGAGGAGCACAAAAGGGCTACTATGGAATGGTTTCAAAAGGCAGTTGCGAGATAA
- a CDS encoding pyridoxamine 5'-phosphate oxidase family protein, whose protein sequence is MLTEKFYEVLKNEGVVSIVSWGKDEPHIVNTWNSYLVVTPDERILIPAYAMRRTEKNVKENNRVKLTLGSREVMGFNDYQGTGFVLEGTAKYLESGAEFDMMKEKFSFLTRVLEITPLSAKQML, encoded by the coding sequence ATGCTTACAGAAAAGTTTTATGAAGTACTGAAAAACGAAGGCGTCGTATCCATCGTATCCTGGGGGAAAGACGAACCTCATATTGTAAACACCTGGAATTCCTATCTTGTGGTGACACCGGATGAAAGAATTTTGATTCCCGCTTACGCTATGAGAAGAACAGAGAAAAATGTGAAAGAAAACAATCGGGTTAAGCTTACATTGGGAAGCAGAGAAGTCATGGGGTTTAACGATTATCAGGGAACAGGATTTGTCTTGGAGGGAACCGCTAAGTATTTGGAGTCCGGTGCGGAATTCGATATGATGAAAGAAAAGTTCTCCTTTTTAACAAGGGTTCTGGAAATCACGCCTCTCTCTGCAAAGCAAATGCTGTAA
- a CDS encoding ATP-binding cassette domain-containing protein — MESIIELKNIRKCYDNVVAVKDFSLDVKKGEFVTFLGPSGCGKTTTLRMIAGFELPTEGQILLNGRDISVMPPNKRPINTVFQRYALFPHLNIFENIAFGLKLKTKEVTYRNKAGETMTRKEKLSGAEIREKVERALEVVDLEGFEKRDVSTLSGGQQQRIAIARAIVNEPEILLLDEPLGALDLKMRKEMQLELKSMHERLGITFIYVTHDQEEALTMSDKVVVMSDGMIQQIGTPEEIYNEPNTVFVADFIGESNIFNGKMSGKKVVLFCGSEFPCLDDFPVGSDVDVVVRPEDIGMAPAGAGQLNAVVRSVIFKGMHYEITLESGESEIVMRSTKLAAIGEVLGLTIEPDGIHVIPSDTSVNRYEGVITALDKVAFADGEFGCDVTMLYPGSRIEPNGLMDREGKKINIIGTPVKVKVPVASVTMSDDLEEGDLTGHIISLIYKGDHYHYVVRTKSGADFHLHDKDLWNEEDHVSISVPAERIQLSLEIMEEQR, encoded by the coding sequence ATGGAATCGATTATAGAGCTCAAAAATATCAGAAAATGCTACGACAATGTCGTCGCCGTAAAGGACTTCAGCCTGGATGTAAAAAAGGGCGAATTTGTAACGTTTCTGGGCCCGTCGGGATGCGGGAAAACCACAACACTTCGGATGATTGCCGGATTTGAGCTGCCTACGGAAGGGCAGATCCTGCTGAACGGACGAGATATCAGTGTGATGCCGCCCAATAAGAGGCCCATCAATACCGTGTTTCAGCGGTATGCACTGTTTCCCCATTTGAATATCTTTGAGAATATTGCATTCGGCTTGAAATTAAAGACAAAAGAGGTAACCTATCGGAACAAAGCTGGAGAAACGATGACGCGGAAAGAGAAGCTGTCTGGTGCAGAAATTCGGGAAAAGGTAGAACGGGCATTGGAGGTCGTTGATCTGGAGGGATTTGAAAAGCGCGATGTATCCACGCTTTCCGGCGGGCAGCAGCAAAGAATCGCCATCGCAAGAGCCATTGTGAACGAACCGGAAATTTTGCTGCTGGACGAGCCTCTCGGAGCGCTTGACTTAAAAATGCGTAAAGAAATGCAGCTGGAGCTAAAATCCATGCATGAGCGGCTGGGGATTACCTTTATCTATGTGACCCACGACCAGGAAGAGGCCCTTACCATGTCCGATAAGGTTGTGGTCATGTCAGATGGAATGATCCAACAAATCGGAACGCCGGAAGAGATCTACAATGAGCCCAACACCGTATTTGTTGCAGACTTTATTGGGGAAAGCAATATTTTTAACGGTAAAATGTCCGGCAAAAAGGTGGTCCTGTTCTGCGGTTCGGAGTTTCCATGTCTCGATGACTTCCCTGTAGGGTCCGATGTAGACGTGGTTGTCAGACCGGAGGATATCGGCATGGCGCCAGCTGGTGCAGGACAATTAAATGCAGTGGTTCGTTCGGTTATCTTTAAAGGCATGCATTATGAAATTACTCTGGAATCGGGAGAAAGTGAAATCGTAATGCGGAGTACCAAGCTTGCAGCCATCGGTGAAGTGCTGGGCCTGACCATTGAGCCGGATGGGATTCATGTCATTCCTTCGGACACCAGTGTCAATCGTTACGAAGGCGTTATTACAGCCCTCGACAAGGTGGCCTTCGCAGACGGGGAGTTTGGCTGTGATGTGACAATGCTGTACCCTGGCTCAAGAATAGAACCCAACGGTCTGATGGACAGGGAAGGAAAGAAAATCAACATAATCGGAACACCGGTAAAGGTGAAAGTGCCGGTTGCTTCTGTTACCATGAGCGATGATCTTGAAGAGGGGGATCTGACGGGACATATCATTTCTCTCATTTACAAAGGAGATCATTATCATTATGTAGTGCGTACGAAGAGTGGGGCGGACTTTCACCTCCATGACAAGGATCTTTGGAACGAAGAGGATCATGTAAGCATTTCGGTGCCTGCGGAGCGCATCCAGCTATCTCTGGAAATCATGGAGGAGCAACGCTGA
- a CDS encoding alpha/beta hydrolase, with the protein MSILIAVLILILAAFLILIALKGKGKPITLLDHDGKPYENGISTREGVIIGGKKQYFFIAGENKNNPVLLFLHGGPGSPEVAMHQFMPGERLEERFTVCYWEQRGAGLSYGARLEADKMTLELMVSDTIELTEHLMERFNQKQIYIMGHSWGTFLGTKVISAKPEYYKAYFGIGQVSDQLESERAAYGFLLQHATEIKDEKAVRDLKKTDPNKDDFPTDEYLRAARTNYMNKYGVGIKHIENYKMAELIKAVFLFEGYSALDFMKYGLGSKFSTDKMFHIVTRENLMRTTNQFEVPIYIFHGVYDLQVSYSLALQYFELMKAPEKAFYSFEHSAHSPNFEETKLFLEIVFSLLDRYK; encoded by the coding sequence ATGAGTATCCTGATAGCAGTTTTAATCTTGATTTTGGCCGCATTCCTGATCTTAATTGCGCTGAAGGGCAAAGGAAAACCCATAACTCTGCTGGATCATGACGGAAAACCCTATGAGAATGGGATCTCCACCCGTGAAGGAGTCATAATTGGAGGAAAGAAGCAGTATTTCTTTATCGCAGGCGAAAATAAGAACAACCCTGTTTTGCTGTTTTTGCATGGAGGCCCCGGCTCTCCGGAGGTGGCAATGCATCAGTTTATGCCAGGAGAACGTTTGGAGGAACGATTCACCGTCTGCTATTGGGAGCAGCGTGGGGCGGGACTTAGCTATGGCGCCCGGCTGGAAGCAGACAAAATGACATTGGAACTTATGGTCAGCGATACAATTGAGCTGACCGAGCATCTCATGGAGCGGTTCAATCAAAAACAGATTTACATAATGGGTCATTCCTGGGGAACTTTCCTTGGGACAAAAGTAATCAGTGCGAAGCCGGAATATTATAAGGCCTATTTTGGTATTGGCCAGGTATCGGATCAACTGGAATCGGAAAGAGCAGCTTATGGTTTTCTCTTGCAGCATGCAACCGAAATCAAAGATGAAAAGGCGGTAAGAGATTTAAAGAAGACAGATCCAAATAAAGACGATTTTCCAACAGATGAATATTTGAGAGCGGCCCGTACCAACTATATGAACAAATATGGAGTGGGCATCAAACATATAGAAAACTATAAAATGGCAGAGTTGATTAAAGCGGTTTTCTTATTTGAAGGCTATTCCGCTCTGGATTTTATGAAGTATGGATTGGGAAGTAAGTTCTCCACCGATAAAATGTTTCACATTGTTACCCGTGAAAATCTTATGAGAACGACGAACCAGTTTGAAGTCCCGATTTATATTTTTCACGGGGTGTACGATCTGCAAGTGTCTTATTCACTTGCATTGCAATATTTTGAATTGATGAAAGCTCCTGAAAAAGCATTTTACTCCTTTGAGCATTCGGCGCATTCACCAAACTTCGAGGAAACGAAGCTATTTTTAGAGATTGTTTTTTCATTGCTTGATCGATATAAATAG
- a CDS encoding GntR family transcriptional regulator, whose translation MISFEHFKMEDGSPIYTQIILYIKRGIVAGTIRDQDEIPSRRVLSSLLGVNPNTVQKAYRMLEEEHLIESRSGAKSYVTVNDEQIHLIRSQLLESDVTSLITSMKQMGVSKEEAACLINRLWDE comes from the coding sequence ATGATATCCTTTGAACATTTTAAAATGGAGGACGGAAGTCCGATCTACACACAAATCATCCTATATATCAAAAGGGGTATTGTAGCAGGAACGATACGGGATCAGGATGAAATTCCTTCGAGGCGCGTACTTTCCAGCCTTCTTGGCGTGAACCCAAATACAGTTCAGAAGGCGTATCGAATGCTGGAGGAAGAGCATCTGATCGAATCTAGGTCAGGGGCGAAAAGCTATGTGACGGTCAATGATGAGCAGATACACTTGATCCGAAGTCAATTGCTGGAAAGCGACGTAACATCGCTGATCACCTCCATGAAGCAGATGGGGGTATCAAAGGAGGAAGCAGCTTGCTTGATCAACAGGCTTTGGGATGAGTAA
- a CDS encoding ABC transporter permease, protein MRKIMGGAWLGLVLLFLYLPILILAVYSFTDTPTIGTSGDFSFRNYSKLFTTPELLEMIAGTLSLAMKSAVISTILGTMGAIGAFYSRKGLRSFVVASNQIPVVNADVVTGFSICVLLIVVLGVDKETFIPLIVGHVVLATPFVYLSVVPRLKQMDHNLYEAALDLGANAATALRKVVIPQLIPGIVSGFLLAVTLSLDDYFITTYTKPATFDTISTYVVNATKGAQTDIKTALWALSTVIFVIILLAVLMGNLAGGRKDGGKRVKNER, encoded by the coding sequence ATGCGAAAAATTATGGGCGGAGCCTGGCTTGGTCTGGTATTGCTGTTTTTGTACCTGCCGATTTTGATTCTTGCTGTATATAGCTTTACGGACACTCCTACCATTGGTACCTCAGGAGATTTTTCCTTTCGAAATTATAGTAAGCTTTTTACAACCCCTGAGCTGCTTGAGATGATCGCCGGAACCCTGTCACTGGCAATGAAGAGTGCAGTGATTTCAACCATTCTTGGAACTATGGGGGCCATCGGCGCCTTCTATTCCAGAAAAGGGCTTCGAAGCTTTGTTGTCGCATCCAATCAGATTCCAGTGGTCAATGCGGATGTGGTAACGGGATTTTCCATCTGCGTACTGCTGATCGTTGTACTCGGTGTGGATAAGGAAACCTTTATTCCCTTGATTGTTGGTCATGTTGTACTTGCCACGCCCTTTGTCTACCTTTCTGTTGTGCCCAGGCTAAAACAGATGGATCATAATCTGTATGAGGCAGCACTGGATTTGGGTGCAAATGCGGCAACGGCTTTAAGAAAAGTGGTCATTCCCCAGTTGATTCCAGGGATTGTATCAGGCTTCCTGCTGGCGGTAACCCTTTCTCTGGATGATTATTTTATAACAACTTATACGAAGCCTGCAACCTTTGATACCATCAGCACCTATGTGGTAAATGCCACAAAGGGTGCTCAGACTGATATCAAAACAGCGCTATGGGCCTTGTCCACCGTGATTTTTGTGATCATCCTTCTGGCGGTATTGATGGGGAATCTTGCCGGAGGCAGAAAGGATGGTGGCAAGCGTGTTAAAAATGAACGGTAA
- a CDS encoding ABC transporter ATP-binding protein codes for MLEIRNLSKSYIGKTALTKVDLKLAPGEIIGLFGENGAGKSTLMKCILGFLQYQGEITLDGEAITRKNIARLSFATSEHSFFPNLTTSGHKEFYEMHFPSFREKRYRGLMEFFDLPENKPLKRFSTGQKNQFEVILALCQGADYILMDEPFAGNDIFNREDFYKVLSGILEPEETVLLSTHLLEEVEAFISRAILIRHGQIAGDVFMTDLEDEGKTLVGYVKETYQYRADRVSRALSDLTDEE; via the coding sequence ATGTTGGAGATTCGTAATTTAAGTAAATCATATATCGGTAAAACGGCGCTGACGAAAGTTGACCTGAAATTGGCACCGGGAGAAATCATCGGTCTTTTTGGAGAAAATGGTGCAGGCAAGTCAACCCTGATGAAATGTATCCTTGGTTTTTTGCAATATCAGGGAGAAATCACTCTTGACGGCGAGGCGATCACGAGGAAAAACATTGCCAGGCTTTCCTTTGCCACCAGTGAGCATTCCTTTTTCCCAAACCTGACTACCAGCGGGCATAAAGAATTCTATGAGATGCATTTTCCGTCTTTTCGAGAAAAGCGATACCGGGGACTGATGGAATTCTTTGACCTTCCGGAGAATAAACCGCTAAAGCGTTTTTCGACAGGTCAGAAAAATCAGTTCGAAGTCATACTGGCCCTGTGTCAGGGTGCGGATTACATCCTGATGGATGAACCCTTCGCAGGCAATGACATCTTCAACAGGGAAGATTTCTACAAGGTTTTAAGCGGTATTCTTGAACCAGAGGAAACGGTTCTGCTTTCTACCCATCTGCTTGAAGAGGTGGAGGCTTTTATCAGCCGTGCCATTCTGATTCGTCACGGTCAGATTGCAGGGGACGTATTCATGACAGATCTGGAAGATGAGGGAAAGACTCTGGTTGGGTATGTAAAGGAGACCTATCAGTATAGAGCAGACCGGGTCAGCAGGGCACTGAGTGACCTGACGGATGAAGAATAG
- a CDS encoding sigma-70 family RNA polymerase sigma factor: MDRDILEQLYVRNYNSALLYTLSLCHSRETAEDIVSEAFVKAYLSLSDEHTSFQYWLLRVCKNLWIDLLRRRKRISDDPHALHHIADGTTPEKNLLREEGNAILYECIQRLPDSDQELLVLHYFSNLQLKEIARMLGATPGSIKTRMFRARKNLKQIIEESGYDI, encoded by the coding sequence ATGGATCGCGATATTTTAGAACAGCTTTACGTTCGCAACTACAATTCTGCATTACTCTACACCCTTTCCCTCTGCCACAGCCGGGAAACTGCGGAAGATATCGTCTCTGAGGCTTTTGTAAAGGCTTATCTTTCTCTTTCTGATGAGCATACATCCTTCCAGTACTGGCTGCTTCGCGTATGCAAGAATTTATGGATTGATCTTCTACGGCGAAGAAAAAGAATTTCCGATGATCCCCATGCGCTGCATCATATTGCCGACGGTACAACGCCTGAAAAAAATCTTCTTCGTGAGGAAGGAAACGCAATCCTGTATGAATGTATCCAGCGGCTGCCCGATTCTGATCAGGAGCTGCTAGTCCTGCATTACTTTTCAAATTTGCAGTTGAAGGAAATCGCCAGGATGCTGGGTGCAACGCCGGGAAGCATCAAAACACGGATGTTTCGCGCAAGAAAGAATCTGAAACAAATAATAGAGGAGAGTGGCTATGATATTTAA
- a CDS encoding winged helix-turn-helix transcriptional regulator, with translation MNYEKVMKEYSLMQQIYATLFSIANKLQIKGDEQFENLTSRQFMALLAVMHLPENKTTINNISKKLGTSKQNTNVLISAIEKKGYAVTIPSMLDKRAVNVKVTEPGKEVMMECGKKGIAFFANLFHGFTEAELETLWNLLKKLYCFDGEELDGFEEDIDTKFKVTEDEQIRAIEEFAELRNKMGGED, from the coding sequence ATGAATTACGAAAAAGTGATGAAGGAATATTCCCTCATGCAGCAAATATACGCAACGCTTTTTTCCATTGCGAATAAGCTTCAGATAAAGGGAGATGAACAGTTTGAGAATTTAACCTCACGTCAATTTATGGCATTGCTAGCAGTTATGCATCTACCAGAAAATAAAACAACGATCAATAACATCTCAAAAAAATTAGGAACATCAAAGCAAAATACAAATGTTCTAATCAGTGCCATAGAAAAAAAAGGCTACGCTGTGACAATACCAAGCATGCTCGATAAGCGAGCTGTAAATGTTAAAGTCACAGAACCCGGCAAAGAGGTTATGATGGAATGCGGCAAGAAAGGGATTGCCTTTTTCGCAAACCTATTTCACGGTTTTACGGAAGCAGAGCTTGAAACGCTATGGAATTTACTTAAAAAATTGTATTGTTTCGACGGTGAAGAACTTGATGGTTTTGAGGAAGACATCGATACTAAATTCAAAGTCACTGAAGATGAGCAGATTCGAGCAATTGAAGAGTTCGCCGAACTCAGAAATAAGATGGGAGGAGAGGATTAA
- a CDS encoding acyl-CoA thioesterase yields the protein MQLYAEPRKALADEEIEIHLTELPPFGKVKLRANMRLPWAEKTKFESFACFTADAQGTLNLSTQKPDFGTYDFPDAMGLILSMKMVKGGLKDIVKNISTEKSLFIEITAEHGNKQACVTLERLYKKPEVKIQKVTDGFVGEFFYTENTSNKTIVALGGSDGNMAALSIISAQLASHGFHVLSVAYFNETGLPKKLAEVPIEYFERVFQWLDQNPITKGNEIYVHGTSKGGELALLLASKYPIIKKVVGFAPHAYCFQGLNNKNVSSWTYGKHPLPFIRLKNRILYKNMLDCFIRNIPFGYMHTYKAAVASAQNKEAARIRIENAKADLLLFAGKNDNIWNAADGCNEIMDTLTRFDYPYNYQFFSYEDTGHPFPFPYTIPLSVTLSMKLFPRIVFVTGGTVKGNTYAQKDSWAKTIAFFNS from the coding sequence ATGCAATTATATGCAGAACCTAGAAAAGCACTTGCTGATGAAGAAATTGAAATTCACCTTACCGAATTACCACCATTCGGTAAGGTAAAGCTGCGTGCAAACATGCGATTGCCATGGGCAGAGAAAACAAAGTTTGAGTCCTTTGCATGTTTTACCGCTGATGCACAAGGTACATTAAACTTATCGACACAAAAGCCTGATTTCGGAACTTACGATTTTCCGGATGCGATGGGGCTGATTCTCTCAATGAAAATGGTTAAGGGAGGGCTAAAAGATATCGTAAAAAATATTTCTACAGAAAAGAGTCTTTTTATTGAAATCACCGCAGAGCACGGTAATAAACAGGCCTGTGTCACATTAGAACGATTGTATAAAAAACCTGAGGTGAAAATCCAGAAGGTCACAGATGGATTTGTTGGCGAGTTCTTTTATACGGAAAACACCAGCAATAAGACGATCGTAGCCTTGGGTGGTTCCGATGGTAATATGGCCGCTCTTTCCATTATTTCTGCCCAACTGGCATCCCATGGGTTTCATGTGCTATCGGTAGCATATTTTAATGAGACGGGCTTACCGAAAAAACTTGCGGAAGTTCCTATTGAATACTTCGAAAGAGTATTTCAATGGCTGGATCAAAATCCAATCACAAAAGGAAATGAAATTTATGTGCACGGAACCTCTAAAGGCGGCGAACTGGCACTCCTGCTCGCATCAAAATACCCTATTATTAAGAAAGTGGTCGGGTTTGCTCCACATGCCTATTGTTTTCAGGGACTGAACAATAAAAATGTTTCTTCCTGGACATATGGGAAGCACCCATTACCTTTTATCCGGCTAAAGAATCGGATTCTGTATAAGAACATGCTGGATTGCTTCATCAGAAATATACCGTTCGGTTACATGCATACCTATAAAGCCGCGGTAGCTTCCGCGCAAAACAAAGAAGCTGCCCGAATAAGGATTGAAAATGCAAAGGCGGATTTATTACTGTTTGCCGGTAAAAATGATAACATCTGGAACGCCGCCGACGGCTGTAATGAAATTATGGATACATTGACCCGATTTGATTATCCATATAATTATCAGTTTTTCTCTTATGAAGATACCGGTCATCCATTTCCTTTTCCCTATACGATTCCGTTAAGTGTCACACTCAGCATGAAACTGTTCCCTAGAATCGTTTTTGTAACAGGCGGAACAGTCAAAGGAAATACGTA